A portion of the Pseudomonas sp. PSE14 genome contains these proteins:
- a CDS encoding NAD(P)H-dependent oxidoreductase, whose product MNRILAIHASPRAERSHSRRLAESFLAALPQAEVTRREVGRASLPHVNEAFIAAAFHPEPNHRPLTMQADLALSDELVDELFTHDLLVISTPMYNFSVPSGLKAWVDQIIRLGRTFDLHVNDDGAEYEPLLKGRKALIVTSRGGAGMGPGGELEWMNHADAWLRVALGFLGIEDVRVIAAEGEEGNPDAFQASYQQAERELADLAESEWVRA is encoded by the coding sequence ATGAACAGGATTCTTGCCATTCACGCCAGCCCGCGCGCCGAGCGCTCTCATTCCCGGCGCCTGGCCGAGAGTTTTCTCGCCGCACTACCGCAGGCCGAGGTCACGCGCCGCGAGGTCGGCCGCGCCAGCCTGCCGCACGTCAACGAAGCCTTCATCGCGGCGGCCTTTCATCCCGAGCCGAACCATCGCCCGCTGACCATGCAGGCCGACCTGGCGCTCAGTGATGAACTGGTGGACGAGTTGTTCACCCACGACCTTCTGGTGATCTCCACGCCCATGTACAACTTCAGCGTGCCCAGCGGCCTCAAGGCCTGGGTCGATCAGATCATCCGTCTCGGCCGCACCTTCGACCTGCACGTGAATGATGACGGGGCCGAGTACGAACCGCTGCTCAAGGGGCGCAAGGCGCTGATCGTCACCAGCCGTGGCGGCGCCGGCATGGGCCCGGGCGGCGAGCTGGAGTGGATGAACCATGCCGACGCCTGGCTGCGCGTGGCGCTCGGCTTCCTCGGGATCGAGGATGTACGGGTGATCGCCGCCGAAGGCGAGGAGGGCAATCCCGATGCCTTCCAGGCGTCCTACCAGCAGGCCGAGCGGGAACTGGCCGATCTCGCCGAGAGCGAGTGGGTGAGGGCGTGA
- a CDS encoding multidrug efflux SMR transporter encodes MAWAMLMVAAVFEVMFAVSMKYAEGFTRPLPTVVTVLAVIGGIFFLTLAMRQLPVSIAYPIWTAIGTLGTVMFGFLLLGEALTLTKLLSVALIIAGVAGLRV; translated from the coding sequence ATGGCCTGGGCGATGCTGATGGTGGCGGCGGTGTTCGAGGTGATGTTCGCCGTGTCGATGAAGTACGCCGAGGGCTTCACCCGGCCGTTGCCCACCGTCGTGACGGTGCTGGCGGTGATCGGCGGGATCTTCTTCCTCACCCTGGCGATGCGCCAGTTGCCAGTCAGTATCGCCTACCCGATCTGGACGGCGATCGGCACCCTGGGCACGGTGATGTTCGGCTTCCTGCTGCTGGGCGAGGCGCTGACCCTGACCAAGTTGCTGTCGGTAGCGCTGATCATTGCCGGGGTGGCCGGGCTGCGGGTCTGA
- a CDS encoding VF530 family protein, whose product MTEKPKNPLHGVTLEAILNRLVEQYGWEGLAKRIDIRCFKNDPSIKSSLTFLRRTPWAREQVEGLYVKTVQGK is encoded by the coding sequence ATGACTGAAAAACCGAAGAACCCGCTGCACGGCGTGACCCTGGAAGCCATCCTCAACCGCCTGGTCGAGCAGTACGGTTGGGAGGGGCTGGCCAAGCGCATCGATATCCGCTGCTTCAAGAACGACCCGAGCATCAAGTCCAGCCTGACCTTCCTGCGCCGCACGCCTTGGGCGCGGGAGCAGGTGGAGGGGTTGTACGTGAAGACCGTCCAGGGCAAATAA